The following proteins are encoded in a genomic region of Gimesia algae:
- the ygfZ gene encoding CAF17-like 4Fe-4S cluster assembly/insertion protein YgfZ: MSLRQFQVQQQSSGAVFEHPEENYPLASHFGSPEKEYQAARESAAVFDLSNRDQIELSGTDRLKFLHNFCTNDIKGLQPDQGCEAFVTNVQSRILGQINAFSHEESIWIDTAPGQSENITQHLDRYIILEDVRLLVRTQEFGSLYLSGPRASEILKQLDIDVDALEVFQQLRLTNSDARLTVRRVDWFGQPGYLCCLQYVKIADFWNSLLEAGAVPAGQETFDAIRIESLFPVYGVDLTDANLAQEASRTAQSISFKKGCYLGQEPIARIDSLGHVNKEIRSIGLEESWVPPAGSKVMVAGESGPEEAGTITSSARSFGKYSVVAMGVLRKNAYAPGTTVEVVADDQKATGTVFTELD, encoded by the coding sequence ATGTCATTACGCCAGTTTCAAGTTCAACAACAGTCTTCGGGAGCAGTTTTTGAGCACCCGGAGGAAAACTATCCCCTTGCATCTCATTTTGGCTCACCAGAAAAAGAATATCAGGCTGCCCGGGAATCGGCGGCGGTCTTTGACCTGAGCAACCGGGATCAGATCGAGTTATCTGGCACAGACCGGCTCAAATTCCTGCACAATTTTTGTACGAATGATATCAAAGGTTTGCAGCCTGATCAGGGTTGCGAAGCCTTTGTGACAAATGTTCAGAGCCGCATTCTGGGGCAGATTAATGCGTTTTCTCACGAGGAATCGATCTGGATTGATACAGCACCGGGACAGAGCGAGAATATCACTCAGCATCTGGACCGTTATATTATCCTGGAAGATGTCCGTCTGCTTGTCCGGACTCAGGAGTTTGGCAGCCTGTACCTTTCAGGACCACGCGCGTCAGAGATTCTCAAGCAGCTCGATATCGACGTCGATGCGCTTGAAGTGTTCCAGCAACTGAGATTGACAAACAGCGATGCCAGACTGACTGTGCGTCGTGTCGACTGGTTTGGTCAGCCGGGATATCTCTGCTGTCTGCAGTATGTCAAAATCGCAGATTTCTGGAACAGTCTGCTCGAGGCAGGCGCTGTACCCGCTGGTCAGGAGACCTTCGACGCGATCAGAATTGAGTCATTGTTTCCCGTTTATGGTGTCGATCTGACTGATGCGAATCTGGCTCAGGAAGCCAGTCGTACTGCTCAATCTATTTCATTTAAAAAGGGCTGTTATCTGGGTCAGGAACCCATTGCCCGGATTGACTCTTTAGGGCACGTCAATAAAGAAATTCGATCCATCGGACTGGAGGAATCCTGGGTTCCACCTGCAGGTTCAAAAGTCATGGTCGCTGGAGAGTCTGGGCCTGAGGAAGCGGGCACGATAACTTCCTCTGCCCGCTCTTTTGGAAAATATTCTGTCGTGGCAATGGGTGTGCTTCGCAAAAATGCCTATGCGCCTGGTACGACGGTAGAAGTGGTGGCAGACGATCAAAAAGCGACGGGAACCGTGTTCACCGAACTAGATTGA